A region of Sulfurovum sp. DNA encodes the following proteins:
- the purM gene encoding phosphoribosylformylglycinamidine cyclo-ligase, with product MSNISYKDAGVNIDTGNEFVEAIKSDVKSTFDNNVIGGIGSFAGAYALPLGYKEPVILSATDGVGTKLKVAIESNKLDTVGIDLVAMCVNDLICNHGIPMFFLDYYATGKLLLENAKDVVSGIAEGCRRSECALVGGETAEMPGMYLKNDFDLAGFAVGIAERSEMDTISNVKSSQILVAIPSSGIHSNGYSLVRKLFFDKLGMSLETEFEGKPLLETLLEPTRIYVKEYKANKQYIKALAHITGGGIIENLPRILPKGIKAVIKKDNIQTLPIFEFMEKYVDEEEMFRTFNMGIGMVWVVEPEDIDSVLVNTDGYIIGYLEAGDKGVKLI from the coding sequence GTGTCAAATATTTCTTACAAAGATGCTGGTGTTAATATTGATACAGGTAATGAGTTTGTAGAAGCAATCAAATCTGATGTTAAATCAACTTTTGATAACAATGTAATTGGTGGTATTGGTTCATTTGCTGGTGCTTATGCTCTTCCTCTTGGGTATAAAGAGCCAGTGATTCTTTCTGCAACTGATGGAGTGGGTACAAAACTCAAGGTTGCCATTGAAAGCAATAAGCTCGATACAGTGGGCATTGATCTTGTTGCCATGTGCGTTAATGACCTTATCTGTAATCATGGTATACCAATGTTTTTTCTTGATTATTATGCCACAGGTAAGCTATTGTTAGAGAATGCCAAAGATGTAGTTTCTGGTATTGCCGAGGGGTGTCGTCGTTCTGAGTGTGCACTGGTTGGTGGAGAAACTGCTGAGATGCCGGGGATGTACTTAAAAAATGATTTTGATCTTGCTGGTTTTGCGGTAGGGATTGCCGAACGTTCTGAAATGGATACTATTTCCAATGTTAAGTCTAGTCAGATACTTGTTGCCATACCAAGTTCTGGTATCCATTCTAATGGCTATTCGTTAGTAAGAAAACTCTTTTTTGATAAGTTGGGAATGAGTCTTGAAACAGAGTTTGAGGGTAAACCTTTGCTTGAAACACTGCTTGAACCAACACGTATTTATGTTAAAGAGTACAAAGCCAATAAACAGTATATTAAAGCACTTGCACATATTACTGGTGGTGGCATTATTGAGAATCTCCCACGTATCTTACCTAAAGGCATTAAAGCAGTTATCAAAAAAGATAATATTCAAACTCTACCTATCTTCGAGTTTATGGAAAAATATGTAGATGAAGAGGAGATGTTTCGTACTTTTAATATGGGTATAGGCATGGTTTGGGTTGTAGAGCCTGAAGATATTGATTCTGTATTGGTCAATACCGATGGTTATATTATTGGTTATCTTGAAGCGGGTGATAAGGGCGTAAAGCTTATCTAA
- a CDS encoding rRNA pseudouridine synthase, which produces MRLNKYIAHNTKYSRRDADKLIEMGEVTLNRHPIREFGYKVQPTDHIFIKGQIIKEKGNKVTVLVYNKPKGVLVTKKDDRGRTTIYHKLPGKFRHFTPIGRLDFASEGLLLLTDNVEVATVLMESKLDRTYNLKIDKPVTEEMVVAMKEGLVLDDARAGAHEKSKIHSMEFAPFVAFDIRSEGKNYTKIRVTINEGKNRELRRFFAHFDTNVLDLKRVSFGGIELDNLPTNKTRFFTRREYDDLHTFLKQYKKEAKRELRKAKAKPQE; this is translated from the coding sequence ATGAGACTCAATAAATATATTGCACACAATACCAAATACTCCCGACGAGATGCCGACAAGCTCATAGAGATGGGGGAGGTAACACTAAATAGACACCCTATCAGAGAGTTTGGCTATAAAGTACAGCCCACAGATCATATTTTTATCAAGGGGCAGATTATCAAAGAGAAGGGCAACAAAGTAACAGTTCTTGTCTACAACAAACCTAAAGGGGTGCTAGTAACCAAAAAGGATGACCGAGGTCGTACAACCATTTACCACAAACTTCCAGGTAAATTTAGACACTTTACCCCTATAGGGAGGCTCGACTTTGCCTCAGAAGGACTTCTGTTGTTAACGGATAATGTAGAGGTTGCTACAGTACTCATGGAGAGTAAACTTGACCGTACCTATAATCTAAAGATCGATAAACCCGTTACCGAAGAGATGGTCGTTGCCATGAAAGAGGGGCTAGTGCTAGACGATGCACGTGCGGGGGCACATGAAAAGAGTAAAATACATAGTATGGAGTTTGCCCCTTTTGTTGCTTTTGATATACGATCAGAAGGGAAAAACTATACCAAAATTCGTGTAACTATTAATGAAGGAAAGAATCGTGAACTACGCCGTTTTTTTGCTCACTTCGATACCAATGTACTTGATCTCAAGCGTGTATCATTTGGTGGCATAGAACTAGATAACCTTCCTACTAACAAAACCCGTTTTTTTACCAGACGTGAATATGATGATCTTCATACCTTTCTTAAGCAGTATAAAAAAGAGGCTAAACGGGAATTGAGAAAAGCCAAAGCAAAACCTCAAGAGTAG
- a CDS encoding NAD(P)/FAD-dependent oxidoreductase: protein MKNRLSTIIGGGAAGLCAAILIGRAGKKVTLLEQNKQVGKKILISGNGKCNITNCYIGPERFHSSNPSFIATVLKEYGFKKVEKFLCSIGLELHEGKEGKMFPLSLHAASVVELLEYEAKRVGVEIICDCKVIKVIDTEKGFMLETSQGKKETATLLVTTGSLAAPQLGGNDSGYLFGTTLGHTLVPCHPALVQLCSKELWVKQCAGVKINGIATLYVNGEQITQRKGDLLFTNYGISGLAILDLSREVSARLTTSDHCELSLDLMPTLSKEKLNSLLLKKITPKSSKPTLLWLQGILHKKLAKTILIYTKCRSKTEGELNRKEINKLVHTIKNLKLSINDTKGLKYAEVIAGGINTQEIDPFTMCSKIIPNLYFAGEILDVDGDRGGFNFHFAWISAMRAAEAIIKL from the coding sequence ATGAAGAATAGATTATCAACTATTATTGGAGGAGGTGCTGCAGGACTTTGTGCAGCTATTTTAATTGGTAGAGCAGGAAAGAAAGTCACACTTTTAGAACAAAATAAGCAGGTCGGTAAAAAAATTCTTATCTCAGGTAATGGCAAATGTAACATCACAAATTGTTATATTGGTCCTGAGCGTTTTCATAGTAGCAATCCCTCTTTTATTGCCACAGTACTTAAAGAGTATGGATTTAAGAAGGTGGAAAAATTTTTATGTTCCATTGGTCTAGAATTGCATGAAGGAAAAGAGGGAAAGATGTTTCCACTTTCTCTTCATGCTGCCTCTGTTGTCGAACTGTTAGAGTATGAAGCTAAAAGAGTTGGGGTTGAGATTATTTGTGACTGCAAAGTAATAAAGGTAATTGATACAGAAAAAGGGTTTATGCTGGAAACCTCGCAAGGCAAAAAAGAGACTGCTACGCTACTTGTTACCACTGGATCATTGGCTGCTCCTCAACTTGGTGGAAATGACTCTGGGTACCTCTTTGGTACAACACTTGGACATACACTCGTTCCATGCCATCCCGCATTAGTACAACTCTGTTCTAAAGAACTGTGGGTAAAACAGTGTGCTGGTGTTAAAATAAATGGTATTGCCACACTCTACGTAAATGGAGAACAAATTACGCAACGCAAGGGGGATCTTCTTTTCACTAACTATGGTATTAGTGGATTGGCTATACTTGATCTCAGTCGAGAAGTAAGTGCCCGACTGACTACTTCTGATCATTGTGAACTTTCACTTGATCTTATGCCTACATTAAGCAAAGAAAAACTTAATAGTTTACTACTTAAAAAAATAACCCCAAAGAGTTCAAAACCAACTCTTTTATGGTTGCAAGGAATATTACATAAAAAACTTGCAAAAACTATTTTAATATATACCAAATGTAGAAGTAAAACAGAAGGCGAGCTCAATCGAAAAGAGATTAATAAATTAGTACACACTATCAAGAATCTTAAGCTAAGTATTAATGATACCAAAGGACTTAAATATGCCGAGGTAATAGCTGGAGGCATTAATACACAAGAGATAGACCCTTTTACTATGTGCTCAAAAATTATACCAAATCTCTATTTTGCTGGAGAAATACTTGATGTAGATGGAGACAGGGGAGGATTTAATTTCCACTTTGCATGGATAAGTGCAATGCGGGCAGCAGAAGCAATTATAAAATTATAA
- a CDS encoding OmpA family protein, with product MKQSVFIFIIVVFTLSGCYNQPGLVQDQSYERTKTGMLAGALAGAAIGYNTKGHHKGKRAAIGALLGAALGGGAGYRLDQQANDVASVLGTRVNNDPLATLDPNNDIIVSKHATYVKIMLRDKMMFATNASTPQSHARHKVEKVGALLKQYPQTIVGVAGFADRRGSYAYNLNLSERRAKNIASLLATNGTPFVKGCSWNKPIAPNNSIKNRALNRRIEIYLYADRNQMTDPCRS from the coding sequence ATGAAACAATCTGTATTTATTTTTATTATAGTAGTATTTACACTTAGTGGTTGCTACAACCAGCCTGGGTTGGTTCAAGACCAAAGTTATGAACGTACAAAGACTGGTATGCTTGCCGGTGCTTTAGCAGGCGCTGCCATAGGATATAACACAAAAGGGCATCATAAAGGCAAACGTGCTGCTATCGGTGCCCTTCTTGGTGCTGCACTTGGTGGTGGAGCTGGATATAGGCTTGACCAGCAAGCAAATGATGTGGCAAGCGTATTGGGCACTAGAGTTAACAATGACCCCTTGGCTACACTTGATCCTAATAACGATATTATTGTTTCCAAGCATGCTACCTATGTAAAAATTATGCTTAGAGATAAAATGATGTTTGCTACAAATGCTTCAACACCACAATCACATGCAAGACATAAGGTAGAAAAAGTAGGTGCATTGTTAAAACAATATCCTCAAACTATTGTAGGGGTTGCTGGTTTTGCAGATCGTAGAGGAAGCTATGCATATAATTTGAATCTTTCTGAAAGACGTGCTAAAAATATTGCTTCCCTTCTTGCAACAAATGGTACACCATTTGTAAAAGGTTGTTCGTGGAATAAGCCTATTGCTCCCAATAATAGCATTAAAAATAGAGCACTCAATAGACGTATAGAGATCTATCTTTATGCCGATAGAAATCAAATGACAGACCCCTGTCGATCATGA
- a CDS encoding replication-associated recombination protein A produces the protein MKNLALIYRPKTLDEMIGQHHLLKEGVSLRRMIEENTLLHTFLYGPPGCGKTTLARIIATTLGYPFYELNATTFKTEEIQKIFKTYTNALQKPLIFIDEVHRLNKNQQEVLLPFMERYDALIVGASTENPYYSMTAAIRSRSHLFKLEAVSKEEMRTYLETILKRENIESDEEANAYLVFSSGGDIRAMLNLLESAATVQTPITLEILKQIRPHAIQMGSSESESHYELTSAMIKSIRGSDIDAALYYLAQLIEGGEPAEFIARRLAILASEDVGNANPHALNLASSTLNIVKHIGYPEARISLSQLVIYLASSPKSNSAYMAINKAQKAIQEGLVCPIPDHIKTHAKNYYYPHDFGGWVAQEYLKTPLRFYKTQKIGFEKTLWEWHKQITTKSN, from the coding sequence ATGAAAAACTTAGCACTCATATATCGACCAAAGACCCTTGATGAGATGATTGGTCAGCACCATCTATTAAAAGAAGGTGTATCGCTACGCAGGATGATTGAGGAAAATACGCTTCTTCATACTTTTCTCTATGGACCTCCTGGATGTGGCAAAACTACACTAGCACGCATTATTGCTACAACACTTGGATACCCTTTTTATGAACTCAATGCTACAACATTCAAGACTGAAGAGATCCAAAAGATATTTAAAACTTATACCAATGCCTTACAGAAACCACTTATTTTTATTGATGAGGTACATCGTTTAAATAAAAACCAGCAAGAGGTTCTGTTGCCTTTTATGGAACGATACGATGCGCTTATTGTTGGTGCCTCTACAGAGAATCCTTACTATTCAATGACAGCAGCTATACGCTCACGATCACATCTTTTTAAGCTTGAAGCAGTCAGCAAAGAAGAGATGCGTACCTATCTTGAGACTATTTTAAAAAGAGAAAATATTGAATCTGATGAGGAGGCAAATGCCTATCTTGTCTTCTCAAGTGGTGGAGATATCCGTGCTATGCTCAATTTACTTGAAAGTGCTGCTACAGTACAAACCCCTATTACGCTTGAAATACTTAAGCAGATACGACCTCATGCTATACAGATGGGTTCCTCCGAGAGCGAAAGCCATTATGAGCTCACCTCAGCAATGATAAAAAGTATCCGCGGTTCTGACATTGACGCAGCACTTTACTACCTTGCACAGCTGATCGAAGGAGGTGAGCCAGCCGAATTTATTGCTAGACGTCTTGCCATTCTTGCCAGTGAAGACGTAGGTAATGCCAACCCTCATGCACTCAATCTTGCCTCATCTACTCTTAATATTGTCAAGCATATCGGTTACCCAGAAGCACGTATCTCCCTCTCGCAACTTGTAATTTACCTTGCTTCATCTCCCAAATCCAATAGTGCCTATATGGCAATAAATAAAGCACAAAAAGCCATCCAAGAAGGCCTTGTCTGCCCCATTCCTGATCATATTAAAACCCATGCTAAAAACTACTATTATCCACATGATTTTGGTGGTTGGGTAGCACAGGAGTATCTCAAAACCCCTTTACGCTTCTACAAAACACAAAAAATTGGGTTTGAAAAAACACTTTGGGAGTGGCATAAACAAATTACCACTAAAAGCAATTAG
- a CDS encoding DUF2892 domain-containing protein codes for MLCAERMQRIVQAIILGLILGLAGMQIFKIAFLIMVAMMSMLFIAGVTGFCPGLLLLKQFFPSCEQNKGK; via the coding sequence ATGTTATGTGCTGAGAGAATGCAACGTATTGTTCAAGCGATTATACTCGGGCTGATACTTGGTCTTGCAGGAATGCAGATATTCAAAATAGCTTTTCTTATTATGGTTGCAATGATGTCCATGCTTTTTATTGCCGGTGTAACTGGTTTTTGTCCAGGATTGTTGCTACTTAAACAATTTTTTCCTTCATGTGAACAGAACAAAGGAAAATAG
- a CDS encoding alanine:cation symporter family protein: MDSIFEQINSILESIFFFDIFFGKIEGSSMPFIVAWLVMGGVFMTFRFGFINIRMFAHAYKILTGKYRTKDDDGEITPFQSLTTALSATVGLGNIAGVAIAIAIGGPGATFWMILAGFFGMTLKFTEVTLAQIYREKRSDGRIMGGAMQYLSKGLAAKGYKQLGKGLALFFAILTIGGSIGAGNAFQTSQALGVLTDRVPFFKEYPIVFGLIMATVVGFVIIGGIKRIASTAEKIVPLMVVMYLAASIFILIVHAAEVPHAIVTIFHEAFVPSAAIGGMIGVLVQGFKRAAFSSEAGIGSAAIVHSTASVKYPVRQGMVALYEPFIDTIIICTMTALVIVTTGVYDPNGAFGDLVQAKQGAALTAAAYGTIISWFPVVLSASIILFAFSTMISWSYYGERSWTYLFGEKYTLIYKLIFISFTVMASVTSASTMLEFSDLLILTMALPNIIGMYMLQGDVKTNLDLYLKKWKSGELDMEAIRK; this comes from the coding sequence ATGGATAGTATATTTGAACAAATTAATAGTATATTGGAATCAATATTTTTCTTCGATATTTTCTTTGGAAAAATAGAGGGTTCTTCTATGCCCTTTATTGTTGCATGGTTAGTTATGGGTGGAGTTTTCATGACTTTCCGCTTTGGTTTTATCAACATACGTATGTTTGCACATGCTTATAAAATCCTTACAGGGAAATATCGTACCAAGGATGATGATGGAGAAATTACTCCATTTCAGTCTCTTACCACTGCCCTTTCAGCTACTGTTGGTCTAGGAAACATTGCTGGAGTTGCTATTGCTATTGCTATTGGAGGTCCTGGGGCAACTTTCTGGATGATACTTGCAGGGTTTTTTGGTATGACTCTGAAGTTTACAGAAGTTACTCTTGCTCAAATATATCGTGAAAAACGATCTGACGGACGTATCATGGGCGGGGCAATGCAATACCTCTCCAAAGGGCTTGCTGCTAAAGGGTATAAGCAATTAGGAAAAGGTCTTGCTCTCTTTTTTGCCATACTTACCATAGGGGGAAGTATTGGTGCAGGGAATGCCTTTCAGACCTCTCAGGCACTTGGGGTGCTAACAGACCGTGTTCCTTTTTTTAAAGAATATCCTATTGTTTTTGGGCTTATTATGGCAACTGTTGTTGGTTTTGTTATTATTGGGGGTATCAAGCGTATTGCCTCAACTGCTGAAAAAATTGTACCTTTAATGGTCGTTATGTATCTTGCTGCTTCCATTTTTATTCTTATAGTCCATGCAGCTGAAGTACCACATGCTATTGTTACAATTTTTCATGAAGCTTTTGTGCCTTCTGCTGCCATTGGTGGAATGATTGGTGTACTTGTTCAGGGCTTTAAGCGGGCTGCCTTCTCCTCAGAAGCCGGTATTGGCTCTGCTGCTATTGTTCACTCTACTGCATCGGTCAAATATCCTGTGCGCCAAGGAATGGTCGCACTCTATGAGCCTTTTATTGATACAATTATTATCTGTACGATGACAGCATTGGTCATTGTTACTACAGGTGTTTACGACCCAAATGGTGCCTTTGGTGACCTTGTACAAGCCAAACAGGGTGCTGCACTCACTGCTGCTGCCTATGGTACTATCATCTCATGGTTTCCCGTTGTCCTCTCTGCCTCCATTATCCTTTTCGCTTTCTCCACCATGATTTCATGGTCTTACTATGGTGAACGCTCATGGACCTACCTCTTTGGAGAAAAATATACCTTGATTTATAAACTAATTTTTATCTCTTTTACTGTCATGGCTTCTGTCACCAGTGCTTCGACCATGCTAGAGTTTTCCGATCTACTTATTTTAACAATGGCTCTGCCTAATATCATTGGTATGTATATGCTCCAAGGGGATGTCAAAACAAATCTTGATCTTTACTTGAAAAAGTGGAAAAGTGGAGAGCTAGACATGGAAGCAATACGAAAATAA
- the lgt gene encoding prolipoprotein diacylglyceryl transferase, translated as MKHFIWNIDPTILHLGPLQLRWYGLLFVGSFFLGLYMLQWIFNREGKDPALLDSLLSYVMVGTIIGARLMHCFAYEPDFYLSHPVEILKIWKGGLASHGGMLGTITAAWIFAKNYQLNFSWLLSRIAIPGALAATFIRLGNFFNSEILGKPSELPWAIIFERIDMIPRHPVQLYEAFSYLLLLIILLNIYKKVSATTATKILSPLFLIIVFTVRFILEYMKTKQADYTWDLPLTTGQALSLPFIIIGVVWLLYNIKFETIKKEPFG; from the coding sequence TTGAAACACTTTATCTGGAATATTGACCCAACAATACTACATCTAGGTCCACTACAACTACGCTGGTATGGTCTACTTTTTGTTGGTTCTTTCTTCTTGGGACTTTATATGCTTCAATGGATATTTAACCGTGAAGGAAAAGACCCTGCCTTACTAGATAGCCTCCTCTCTTATGTTATGGTTGGTACCATCATTGGTGCACGCTTAATGCACTGTTTTGCGTATGAGCCAGACTTCTACCTTTCACATCCGGTAGAAATACTCAAAATCTGGAAAGGTGGACTTGCTAGTCATGGTGGTATGCTTGGCACAATCACTGCTGCCTGGATTTTTGCAAAAAACTATCAACTCAATTTCTCATGGCTACTTTCTCGTATTGCTATTCCTGGCGCACTGGCTGCTACATTTATTCGCCTTGGTAACTTCTTTAATTCTGAGATACTTGGCAAGCCTTCTGAGCTACCATGGGCCATTATTTTTGAACGTATTGACATGATTCCTCGTCATCCAGTACAACTTTATGAAGCATTTAGTTATTTGTTATTATTAATTATTTTACTCAATATCTACAAAAAAGTTTCCGCTACTACTGCCACCAAAATTCTATCGCCACTATTTTTAATTATCGTATTTACCGTTCGATTTATACTTGAATACATGAAAACTAAACAGGCTGACTATACTTGGGATTTGCCGCTAACAACGGGGCAGGCACTCAGTCTACCATTCATTATTATTGGAGTTGTTTGGTTGCTCTATAATATCAAGTTTGAAACAATAAAAAAAGAACCTTTTGGTTAA
- the recJ gene encoding single-stranded-DNA-specific exonuclease RecJ has protein sequence MSNSLTLDALEKLLYSRFKEGFLTLKDLPQPHVFKDMQCTTERIISAIKNKEKIIIIGDYDVDGVIATTLMKLFFEEINYPVKWIIPNRFKDGYGLSEKIIPHIVGTDLAITVDNGISAINAAKRCKILGIDLIITDHHLLPPQIPKAYAIINPKQTDCTFPYKEICGAQIVWYLIASLKNTLNIKIDMMAYMELVAIAIIADVMPLKHINRTMVIAGLQRLSKSQRPSVRAYKEYIKKEQFSSEDIGFFLAPLLNSAGRMDDASYAVNFLISTNIYDARVHLQQLISFNEARKMTEETITKMVLESIDTKAAVTVVSGKGWHEGVVGIVAARVARKIKRPCIVLSDNGKGVLKGSGRSFGNCDLFATVNPFREQLEKFGGHAMAIGLSLRVEVLEAFKYSLRKYYVAIEEQNSSDELIGTLHFKDISFALTSLIKRFEPFGHSNPTPRFYTPKVCILQSSPMGKEGNHLRFLFKQDGIVHQGVQFRANTIYTPNTMVDIIYTVNKNIFRGDISLQLMVDEIIIL, from the coding sequence ATGTCTAATTCTTTAACGCTTGATGCGTTAGAAAAACTACTTTATTCACGTTTCAAAGAAGGTTTTCTTACTCTTAAAGATCTTCCTCAGCCCCATGTATTTAAAGATATGCAATGCACAACAGAGCGTATTATATCTGCCATCAAAAATAAAGAAAAAATCATAATTATTGGTGACTATGATGTTGATGGCGTAATAGCAACAACCTTAATGAAACTCTTTTTTGAAGAAATTAACTATCCTGTTAAATGGATTATTCCTAACCGTTTTAAGGATGGGTATGGACTCTCTGAAAAAATTATTCCTCATATTGTGGGAACTGATCTTGCCATTACGGTTGACAATGGTATTTCTGCAATTAATGCTGCAAAACGCTGTAAAATATTGGGAATAGATTTGATTATTACAGACCATCATCTACTTCCCCCACAAATTCCAAAAGCCTATGCCATTATAAACCCAAAACAAACTGATTGTACTTTCCCCTATAAAGAAATATGTGGAGCACAGATTGTATGGTATTTGATTGCTTCATTAAAAAATACATTAAATATTAAGATAGATATGATGGCATATATGGAGCTTGTAGCTATAGCAATCATTGCAGATGTGATGCCCTTGAAACATATCAACCGTACTATGGTTATTGCTGGTCTTCAAAGACTTTCTAAAAGTCAAAGACCATCAGTTAGAGCCTATAAGGAGTATATAAAAAAAGAGCAGTTTAGTTCGGAAGATATAGGATTTTTCCTTGCACCACTACTTAATAGTGCAGGAAGAATGGATGATGCTTCTTATGCAGTCAATTTTTTAATTTCAACCAATATCTATGACGCAAGGGTACATTTACAACAACTCATTAGTTTTAATGAGGCACGTAAAATGACTGAAGAAACAATTACTAAAATGGTATTGGAGTCTATAGATACAAAAGCAGCAGTAACAGTTGTTAGTGGTAAAGGTTGGCATGAAGGAGTGGTAGGTATTGTGGCAGCCCGTGTTGCAAGAAAAATTAAGCGTCCTTGTATTGTATTGAGTGATAATGGTAAAGGAGTACTAAAAGGTAGTGGTAGGAGTTTTGGAAACTGTGATCTTTTTGCAACAGTGAATCCTTTTAGAGAACAACTTGAAAAGTTTGGTGGTCATGCTATGGCTATTGGGCTGAGCTTGAGAGTAGAAGTGCTTGAAGCCTTTAAGTATTCTTTACGTAAATACTATGTTGCTATAGAGGAGCAAAATAGTAGTGATGAATTGATCGGCACTCTACATTTTAAAGATATCTCTTTTGCCCTAACATCCTTAATAAAGCGCTTTGAGCCATTTGGACACAGTAACCCTACTCCTCGTTTTTATACCCCCAAAGTCTGCATTTTACAATCTTCTCCTATGGGAAAAGAGGGGAACCACCTACGTTTTCTTTTTAAACAGGATGGTATTGTCCATCAGGGCGTACAGTTTAGAGCCAATACGATATATACTCCAAATACAATGGTTGATATAATCTATACAGTTAATAAAAATATTTTTAGAGGAGATATTAGTTTACAGTTGATGGTTGATGAAATTATAATTTTATAA
- a CDS encoding KpsF/GutQ family sugar-phosphate isomerase produces the protein MNNLIETAKKTLRIEIEALEKMADRLDKSFLEAVDLILNTKEKLIITGVGKSGLVGAKMAATFASTGTSSFFLHPTEALHGDLGMIGKGDTLLAISSSGESEELTKILPHIKRFDIPLIGMTGNKNSSLGCYADVWLNIAVEKEACPLNTAPTASTTLTMALGDALAVALMKKRDFKQEDFASFHPGGSLGKKLFIKIKDLMRTENLPIINEKTPLKEAIVIMNEGKLGNILIVDKEKRLSAILSDGDLRRALTKENFSIDEPVYSYATKAPKSYHNTELLASEALEIIEDARIQLLPITDTNNHIMGVLHIHDLVAAGIKRK, from the coding sequence ATGAATAACCTTATAGAGACTGCAAAAAAGACACTCCGTATTGAGATAGAAGCACTTGAAAAAATGGCTGATCGACTAGACAAAAGCTTTCTCGAGGCAGTTGACCTTATTTTGAATACTAAAGAAAAACTCATTATTACTGGTGTTGGCAAATCTGGATTAGTAGGTGCCAAAATGGCAGCAACGTTTGCCTCTACAGGTACCTCTAGCTTCTTTTTGCATCCTACAGAAGCACTACATGGTGATTTAGGAATGATTGGCAAAGGAGACACTCTCCTTGCTATCAGTAGTAGTGGAGAGAGTGAAGAGTTAACCAAAATACTCCCACATATCAAACGTTTTGACATCCCTCTTATAGGGATGACAGGAAACAAGAACTCCTCTTTAGGATGTTATGCCGATGTATGGCTCAATATTGCTGTAGAAAAAGAGGCCTGTCCACTCAATACTGCCCCCACAGCCTCAACAACACTAACCATGGCATTGGGTGATGCACTAGCAGTAGCACTCATGAAAAAACGTGATTTTAAACAAGAAGATTTTGCTTCATTTCATCCTGGAGGCAGTCTTGGGAAAAAACTCTTTATTAAAATCAAGGATCTCATGCGTACTGAGAATCTCCCTATCATCAATGAAAAAACGCCTCTCAAAGAGGCAATTGTCATTATGAACGAAGGAAAACTAGGAAATATACTTATTGTTGATAAAGAAAAAAGGCTCTCTGCCATTTTAAGTGATGGGGACCTGAGGCGTGCTCTCACAAAAGAAAACTTCAGCATAGATGAACCAGTATATAGCTATGCAACCAAGGCACCAAAAAGCTATCATAACACCGAACTACTTGCCAGTGAGGCACTGGAGATTATTGAAGATGCTCGTATTCAGCTACTACCCATTACCGATACAAATAACCATATAATGGGAGTATTGCATATTCATGATTTAGTTGCTGCTGGAATCAAGAGGAAGTAG